Proteins encoded within one genomic window of Drosophila willistoni isolate 14030-0811.24 chromosome XL unlocalized genomic scaffold, UCI_dwil_1.1 Seg141, whole genome shotgun sequence:
- the LOC6649249 gene encoding uncharacterized protein LOC6649249, with protein MASHVTVGKWQVTPSYPLVVDLDSDIDSQTEDEEISDNSIDARSCQGHFGYAEVGIMSIPYIFRQSEKYCSVRIFESKVLSFFFNCLHQNICLTGPIVTSWSLTKAEARLFNEINVEHCNGEYGNDLFTQEDLIVHISDAIAFYQYLNNSYNLLRTSRATEKCGFVELNLESVVPYVWRNKTRVVPLFYFEGKVDLKCHADRLVGWDLAYMKCCCIIQGIRECFFSGDLLVLPLDIVMSLFPEGTQIKPFSLNQVERFLLRMPTCEEESITEYLPFVWHAQVDDEIDGEPI; from the coding sequence ATGGCGAGTCACGTTACAGTTGGCAAATGGCAAGTCACACCATCTTATCCCCTCGTAGTAGATCTGGATAGTGATATAGATTCCCAGACGGAAGATGAGGAAATCAGCGACAATTCCATCGATGCAAGGTCATGTCAGGGTCACTTTGGATATGCGGAAGTTGGCATTATGTCCATACCATATATATTCCGGCAATCGGAGAAATATTGCTCGGTTCGCATATTTGAATCAAAAGTGTTGTCATTCTTCTTCAATTGCCTGCATCAGAATATCTGCTTGACTGGCCCTATTGTGACCAGTTGGAGTCTCACGAAGGCGGAGGCACGTCTCTTCAACGAGATCAATGTGGAGCATTGCAATGGGGAATATGGTAATGACTTATTCACCCAAGAGGATTTAATTGTACATATAAGCGATGCCATAGCTTTCTATCAGTATCTGAACAATTCCTATAATTTGTTGCGCACGTCAAGGGCAACCGAAAAATGCGGATTTGTAGAACTTAATTTGGAGTCTGTTGTGCCCTACGTATGGCGGAATAAAACGCGAGTTGTCCCATTATTCTACTTCGAAGGCAAAGTGGATCTGAAGTGCCATGCGGATCGTTTAGTTGGCTGGGATTTGGCCTATATGAAATGCTGTTGCATAATCCAGGGTATACGGGAATGTTTCTTTTCGGGTGATTTGCTTGTCTTGCCACTGGACATCGTCATGAGCCTTTTTCCCGAAGGCACACAAATCAAGCCGTTTTCGTTGAACCAAGTAGAGCGCTTTCTTCTACGAATGCCAACGTGTG